agccctcacttgcattgaggctaggggtggagccccacacacaccagaagaccggaaacccccGGCAGttgaggccacgcccaggcccttaccaAAAACCGACCCtattccagcgcctagtgcgccccttgttgcctgggccaaccccacaAAAGCTCCCCCTGCCTTTGCCCAGCCAACCCCAGTATGGGCCCCCCCAAGAggctatactccccctccgcctTTGCCTATCCAACTCCgctccccccaagtcccacaaccagtggcccctgtagccaCTTATCAAGCCCCGGTCAAggtggaccaccctgacgcctatacggggaagatagggaacaaagcccgccaatggctcacgcggatgttggcatgggtacaTCTAAATCAacagatgttccccacggatcaggaggtcctgttgttcctcctaatgaacatgaaggacgtagcaggagcctgggctcacccccacctcaaccaacttgggtcccacagggcccttaTCCAAACAGTTGACAAGTTTAGGACGGAGTTTTTGGCCGCATTTGGGAACCCCAATGCCACGCAAGCCGCCAAGCGGCAAATTACACagcttactcagacagggACCTGCGCTGAgtacattacaaagttcaggaccattgctatggacctggactggaacaatgccGCCCTccgtgggcaatttgcacatggcctccactgggaggtcagccgtcttattgccacccgcaaacggcgcccaaccaccctccttgagctgcagaatgtGGCTCTGGTCATCaataacgccctccgtgaggagcgtgccagccacctgccTAAGGGAAGTAAGTCTGGAACCtcttcctccacccccaatagggggccagtaccggccaacaggccacaagaccagggcgcctctccagcaatcccaactttgtctccaaggaggagcaaaacCGCCGCCGGGCTGAGGGcctatgcatcaagtgcggcaaatcAGGCCataaatttgcggaatgccgcactggctggaaggccacgcctaaggaggaaggtgtcaagaaagaagccgccaaggttggcaaagagtctggacccaaatcgggaaaagactaaggggacctgctgctgcgcgcaaggaccccaaggactctggcttgtgTATTGAATTTTGTAACATATCTAGTAGTAAAATGTCACCACTCTTCACTATTTTGATCacaccagagaaaaaagcggaatcactagaagtcctgatagactcaggcgccacctcatcttTCCTCCACCCCCGTACCGCGGAAGCACTCCGCCTACCCCTCATAGATCTCCCTTCACCCCgcactgttactatgctcaatgggttgagcccccaggctggcaaaatttggaagaaggctaacctaaccttctcctttgatggcaaacgtatgactgagaccttcctaatttgcaacacagggtcccatgccgccatcttgggattgaaatggttagatgcccataatccagaaattgattggaatcaacgcaccctctcctttccccacgCACCACCGGAACACGtagccattgctgaagaggaggaagctgaccaAAACCCCCTCAAAGGAATCCcttccaagtaccatcaatacgccaaggtatttggagagcaagaattcaataagctcccCCCGCACCggcattatgacattgggattgatctaacagaagaaggccccttgaactctctgctatatagcatgactgacgccaaatccgccacgctcaaagattggctcagggatgaactcaaggcaggcaagatctgccccagtaaatcttctatcagttcccccgtaatgtttgtacccaaaaaggatggttcccgccatTTGGTTGTCAATTATTGCCGCCTTAACAACCGCACCAAGAAGAACGTCTACCTTCCCCGtccagacaacctcatggcccagctctgtggtgccaaggtctttactaaGCTAGACTTGcgttggggttacaacaacgtacaggtaaaggaaggtgacaaatggaagaccgcATTCCAAACTAAGTACGGcctctacaaatccctggttatgacctttggcttaacaaatgcccctgccgcctttcagcattttatgaacaaactattcaaggatttactggatgtatgcgtcattatttaccttgatgacatcctgatatactctaaggatgacgcatcacatacacaacacgttcatgaggtcctgaAGCAattaatggagaaccaattgttctgcaaaGCATCCAAGTGCACGTTCCACGCCACCCCTGTGGAgtacctgggaatcattgtctccAATAAGGGTTTcggcctggataagctcaaaatccaggcggtacaagaatggccagtACCTActaaggtcaaagaagtccaattgtttctaggatttgccaacttcctttgttgttttgttgccaactttagccacatggctaggccgttacataacctagtcaagaaagacacgctgtggaaatgggacaccaaggaacaagaagccttccaaggattaaaggttgccatcaccaacgccccagttCTTTGCCACGCTGATCCGtccaaaccctacttcctggaaacagatgcctcCGGCGCAGCtctaggttccatactcagccaatgACAGGAAGACGGCTGCTTGCACCCACTAGGGTTCCTATCAGAGtccttcaaaggtgccaaacagaactatgacacccacaataaggaactccttgcaatcatacgttcctttgagtactggcggaTTTTCTTAGAAGGAACCAAGCATCCAATCACCGTGTTTACCAACCACCGCAACctagaatactggaaggaatcctgCACATTCAACCGGCGCCACGCACGTtggcacttactccttgctgggtataacttccaaattgtatacAGGCCAGGAAAACAATtgggaaaaccagatgccctgtcACAACAATTGGATCACGCAGACATTCCACCAGAACCCCAGTCTATGTTGCCAAACCCagtatttgccaatgttgccTTAGTTACACCGGAGAAAgagctacaacgccagattgagtTGTCCCTGGACCAGGACAAATcactggaagaaatcctccagttcctacaaaacaagtccaaagcacCCCCTTCAATCAAACGCACGTTTAAAGATTACAAGATGGAGGCTGATCTACttttctaccaaggacggattgtagtccctgacgTTGGGACACTAAGGACGGACCTACTCcgcatcttccacaacagtcccttggcaggacatccaggaagaCAGCGCACCCTagagttggtatcaaggagctactactggcctggcatccgtgctgacacctactggcatgtggattcctgcAAGACTtgtcaacggatcaggaagcccaaataCGCGTCCATTCCCCCTCAGCCTCTTGAACTCCCCGTCAGGCCCTGGCAGCACGtgtcttacaacatgatagtagacctccCTAAGGACGGAAGCCACAACTCAATCCTAGTAATTGTCAACAGTTTCACAAAGTACGGGATATTTgtaaaatgctccaagaaactcaaggcacccaagttagcggaactattcctggaaaatGTGTGGAAACACCACGGTATGCCGGAAAAGACCATATCCAACcaaggaagggtcttcaacaacagaTTCTTACGGGCTCTATACAAAtgccttggcattgaccctCATTTCTCCTCTgcctaccacccccagagtgACGGACAAATGGAACACGTCAACCCCTCTATTGAACATTTTCTTAGGGCTTACTTGGGGGTTAATCAAAGGGATTGGACcagatggctcccaatggcagaatttgcgtacaacaatgccgtacatagcagcatGGGCAAGACCCCTTTCAAAGCtttgtatggatgggaacctacGTTAACCCCATCTaacgtaccaacagatgtACCAGAAGCGGACAACCTGGCACAAGCAATGGAGGCAGTGGAAAGAAGTGGAGTCGGCGCTCCGGCAGTCTAAACAGCGGATGATAGCCGGAGAGCAAGGAAACCCAACagaatttgagattggagaagaagtttggctggacgccaaaaatgtcaacctcaaaaccttgagtcccaagctaatGGAACAGCGCCTAGGACCGTTTAAGGTCATcaaaaaaatctccaaccaagcttaccgcctagaactccctcCAACAATGCAAATCCACAACATCTTCTACGTAGGACTCCTATCAAAGGtaaaaagggacaaaaaacGCGCCTTCAAGAATTGCCCtccaccagtcactgtggacggagaagaagaatacaaggtggaagggataaccaatgccaaagaaaggaatgggaagtggtttttccaagtcaaatgggaGGGGTATGGATCTGaagaaaacacgtgggaaccccaagaaaacttaaaaaatgcggaaaaaattttagaaaaatacaaaaaagacatgaaaaagaaggcccttggtgctgccaaggcccttagagggggggcagtgttgtagacacattcaataccagggaatttattcccattatctcgattttaaacaaaggcaaacggacagcatttttgatcacatgactttggcgcttataccatacgctaagcgccaagccacgtccccatccgcgcttacctcagcatacatagccacctccacctgatgacatcactatgacacgtcagtgacacatacgcatgagtaaggccaactgcggatcagggttcttatttgatatggtattgcatatagttgtatttgtaattaggtagctctgtaatatataaggaggccaaccaaccatggtaacacccaggttgattacctcttgttgcaacacaaacactgtacaagggccttactgcccaggaATCCACTTAGTACACGCCTTAAGTGTtgttctcactgtacttacgtagcttgccgccgccttatagcgtgtggtcattgtagatagtaggctcgttgttgtaggtagcaccctcaccgccttaagcggtcctTACATAGTtctatacagccacaagcgcctgctacctagacaacccttaaggacgtcggACAgttgcgttgttgtaggcaaactccgccattggcaaccatttgacccagtccttcTGGTTGATCCCTGAATAGGCCCACAGGAAGTGTTCCACTGTGGGGTttacttgttctgtttggccatcacTTTGAGGGTGGttgtcacgactaagcttggacctatgatacaagtaggtttaaagtccgtggccctatcaccaatggactatgaagcAGGGTAGAGGGCCAACTGAGGGCCAAGGGGTATGAagtagggtagagggcaactaggcctgggttatggatttcttagtaaggtgcactgatggccaactaggggcctgggcaagggataggagtaagcttaggatgaattgacaaagaggtcaagtcttgctgtttagcaacaacttgacctggtttaaatacatgagacaagccacatcaaaaacaacagtactaaatagtgagtcatttacaatttcacatcatatatcaaatatgtcatgtgatcttgatgagtcataaatatatactaaaaaggaaactgtctcggaaaaaaggtgaaaaatagtagaaaattatgtcatgcctgtgaaggtcatgacagtggtaagctgaggagaagtgagggtctattcctagaCGTTGGTACAGAGctttcaggaatttgttgttgaagactcTCCCTTGTTCTGAGATTGTCTTTTTGGGCATGCTGTAACATTTCCATATGTGCCGTaggaataggtctgctaGTTCCAgggccttgagctttttggaatACTCCACCAAGATGACatatttggtgaagctgtctacaatgaccaggatagaGTCACTATTTCCATCTTTGGGCAAATCCACTATCATATTGTATGACACGTGCTGCCAGGGGCGTGTTGGTAGTTCTAGGGGTTGAGGCGGAATGGGcgcgtacttgggtttctgGATTTGTTGACAAGTTTTGCAAGAGTCCATGTGCCAGTAAGTGTCTGCGTGGATTCCAGGCCAGTAATAGTTCCTTGAGACAAGTTCCAGCGTTTGCTGTCTACCTGGGTGACCGGCCAgggggctgttgtggaagatcCACAGTAGGTCTGTTC
This genomic interval from Rhizoctonia solani chromosome 11, complete sequence contains the following:
- a CDS encoding Retrotransposable element Tf2 protein — encoded protein: MLPNPVFANIALVTPKKELQQQIKAALDQGKSLEEILQFLQNKSKAPPSIKRAFKDYQMESGLLFYQGQIVVPDIGDLRTDLLWIFHNSPLAGHPGRQQTLELVSRNYYWPGIHADTYWHMDSCKTCQQIQKPKYAPIPPQPLELPTRPWQHVSYNMIVDLPKDGNSDSILVIVDSFTKYVILVEYSKKLKALELADLFLRHIWKCYSMPKKTISEQGRVFNNKFLKALSKLSRDNHPQSDGQTEQVNPTVEHFLWAYSGINQKDWVKWLPMAEFAYNNATVRRP
- a CDS encoding Retrotransposable element Tf2 protein, with amino-acid sequence MSPLFTILITPEKKAESLEVLIDSGATSSFLHPRTAEALRLPLIDLPSPRTVTMLNGLSPQAGKIWKKANLTFSFDGKRMTETFLICNTGSHAAILGLKWLDAHNPEIDWNQRTLSFPHAPPEHVAIAEEEEADQNPLKGIPSKYHQYAKVFGEQEFNKLPPHRHYDIGIDLTEEGPLNSLLYSMTDAKSATLKDWLRDELKAGKICPSKSSISSPVMFVPKKDGSRHLVVNYCRLNNRTKKNVYLPRPDNLMAQLCGAKVFTKLDLRWGYNNVQVKEGDKWKTAFQTKYGLYKSLVMTFGLTNAPAAFQHFMNKLFKDLLDVCVIIYLDDILIYSKDDASHTQHVHEVLKQLMENQLFCKASKCTFHATPVEYLGIIVSNKGFGLDKLKIQAVQEWPVPTKVKEVQLFLGFANFLCCFVANFSHMARPLHNLVKKDTLWKWDTKEQEAFQGLKVAITNAPVLCHADPSKPYFLETDASGAALGFLSESFKGAKQNYDTHNKELLAIIRSFEYWRIFLEGTKHPITVFTNHRNLEYWKESCTFNRRHARWHLLLAGYNFQIVYRPGKQLGKPDALSQQLDHADIPPEPQSMLPNPVFANVALVTPEKELQRQIELSLDQDKSLEEILQFLQNKSKAPPSIKRTFKDYKMEADLLFYQGRIVVPDVGTLRTDLLRIFHNSPLAGHPGRQRTLELVSRSYYWPGIRADTYWHVDSCKTCQRIRKPKYASIPPQPLELPVRPWQHVSYNMIVDLPKDGSHNSILVIVNSFTKYGIFVKCSKKLKAPKLAELFLENVWKHHGMPEKTISNQGRVFNNRFLRALYKCLGIDPHFSSAYHPQSDGQMEHVNPSIEHFLRAYLGVNQRDWTRWLPMAEFAYNNAVHSSMGKTPFKALYGWEPTLTPSNVPTDVPEADNLAQAMEAVERTGEQGNPTEFEIGEEVWLDAKNVNLKTLSPKLMEQRLGPFKVIKKISNQAYRLELPPTMQIHNIFYVGLLSKVKRDKKRAFKNCPPPVTVDGEEEYKVEGITNAKERNGKWFFQVKWEGYGSEENTWEPQENLKNAEKILEKYKKDMKKKALGAAKALRGGAVL
- a CDS encoding Retrotransposable element Tf2 protein, with amino-acid sequence MATCSQSSACPQSPLNQGELGPTLPATAVESTSLEPEVYGEVSLSQAISLILGLQNQVLWLERELKETKEATKEAQDWMGAVNQALTCIEARGGAPHTPEDRKPPAVEATPRPLPKTDPIPAPSAPLVAWANPTKAPPAFAQPTPVWAPPRGYTPPPPLPIQLRSPQVPQPVAPVATYQAPVKVDHPDAYTGKIGNKARQWLTRMLAWVHLNQQMFPTDQEVLLFLLMNMKDVAGAWAHPHLNQLGSHRALIQTVDKFRTEFLAAFGNPNATQAAKRQITQLTQTGTCAEYITKFRTIAMDLDWNNAALRGQFAHGLHWEVSRLIATRKRRPTTLLELQNVALVINNALREERASHLPKGRRLSSNPNFVSKEEQNRRRAEGLCIKCGKSGHKFAECRTGWKATPKEEGVKKEAAKVGKESGPKSGKD